A stretch of the bacterium SCSIO 12827 genome encodes the following:
- a CDS encoding DsbA family oxidoreductase gives MDIEIIYDTVCPWCYIGKRRLDQALALRPNLNVTTHWRPFLLNPELPPDGVDRTAYLVKKFGSETRVRRIYGAIGEAGQSVEIDFAFERIQKTPNSVDSHRLVKYAARHGAAADAVVEALFVAYFVHGLDIGEEQVLLDIGARHGLDDADLRTYLAGDTDLEAVTQDNARAHRLGVNGVPSFVFTGPMVISGAQEPQILARMLDAAASAA, from the coding sequence GTGGACATCGAAATCATCTACGATACCGTCTGTCCCTGGTGCTACATCGGCAAGCGCCGGTTGGACCAGGCCCTGGCCCTGCGCCCGAACCTAAACGTCACCACCCATTGGCGGCCGTTCCTGTTGAACCCCGAACTGCCGCCCGACGGCGTCGACCGCACGGCCTATCTGGTCAAGAAGTTCGGGTCGGAAACGCGGGTCCGGCGCATCTACGGCGCGATCGGTGAAGCCGGTCAATCGGTCGAGATCGATTTCGCCTTCGAGCGCATACAGAAGACCCCCAATTCCGTCGATTCTCACCGCCTGGTCAAATACGCCGCCCGACACGGCGCCGCCGCCGACGCGGTGGTCGAAGCCCTGTTCGTCGCCTATTTCGTCCATGGCCTCGACATCGGCGAGGAACAAGTATTGCTCGACATCGGTGCCCGACACGGCCTCGATGATGCCGACTTGCGGACCTATCTGGCCGGCGACACCGATCTGGAGGCCGTGACCCAAGACAACGCCCGCGCGCACCGCCTCGGCGTCAACGGCGTGCCGTCCTTCGTGTTCACCGGCCCCATGGTGATTTCCGGCGCCCAGGAACCGCAGATCCTGGCGCGCATGCTCGACGCCGCCGCCTCGGCCGCCTGA
- a CDS encoding tripartite tricarboxylate transporter substrate binding protein, whose product MHLKNTIGKAVWACALVGAMAIPTFSPGLAKADSYPSERLNWTIAFGPGGGNDIMSRTIISILEKYKLYPGEIVAQNRPGGSGAVGWGFVHNQKGNPYHITSTSGSYITTPLKAKTPWSPTTFTPVALLAADDLVLLVNGKSKITSFDQFIKEAKAKPPAVGGMGAVNVDFIVPTLLAEKAGYKFEYVSFNKQGELTTALLSDALDAMVANPGEVAGLIESGDLRALAFSGKKTPESLKDVPTFGDKGYELGISMPRGVVLPPEAPKEAQEWWIATMKKVVEKPEWAAYVKKHELTETVLWGEDFRNFLAHSQEQFARVLKAKGAIK is encoded by the coding sequence ATGCACTTGAAAAACACGATCGGTAAGGCGGTTTGGGCATGTGCCCTTGTCGGCGCCATGGCGATCCCAACCTTCTCCCCGGGACTGGCGAAAGCCGATTCCTATCCCAGCGAGCGGCTGAACTGGACGATCGCGTTCGGGCCTGGTGGCGGCAATGACATCATGTCGCGGACGATTATCTCGATCCTGGAGAAGTACAAGCTCTATCCGGGTGAGATCGTGGCGCAGAACCGTCCGGGCGGCAGCGGTGCTGTCGGCTGGGGCTTTGTCCACAATCAGAAGGGCAATCCCTATCACATCACCTCGACCTCTGGCAGCTACATCACGACGCCGCTGAAGGCGAAGACCCCCTGGTCTCCGACGACGTTCACCCCCGTTGCGCTGCTTGCGGCCGACGATCTGGTGCTTCTCGTCAACGGTAAGTCCAAGATCACGTCGTTCGACCAGTTCATCAAAGAGGCGAAAGCCAAACCCCCGGCCGTCGGTGGCATGGGTGCCGTTAACGTCGACTTCATTGTGCCGACGCTGCTGGCGGAAAAAGCCGGGTATAAGTTCGAGTATGTTTCCTTCAACAAGCAGGGCGAACTGACGACCGCGTTGTTGTCGGATGCGCTCGACGCCATGGTGGCAAACCCGGGAGAAGTCGCGGGCCTGATTGAATCGGGCGACCTGCGCGCGCTTGCGTTCTCTGGAAAGAAAACGCCCGAGTCCCTGAAGGATGTTCCGACCTTCGGCGACAAGGGGTATGAGCTTGGCATCTCCATGCCGCGCGGAGTTGTTCTGCCCCCCGAGGCCCCCAAGGAAGCCCAGGAATGGTGGATCGCGACCATGAAAAAGGTTGTCGAGAAGCCGGAATGGGCCGCCTATGTGAAGAAGCACGAGCTGACGGAAACCGTCCTTTGGGGTGAAGATTTCCGTAACTTCCTGGCGCATTCGCAGGAACAGTTCGCCCGGGTCCTCAAAGCCAAGGGCGCCATTAAGTAA
- a CDS encoding enoyl-CoA hydratase/isomerase family protein encodes MPPSNTPPNIDADLASEAGEDILYEVRDGIGFLTFNRPQARNAMTFAMYERMAQICADANETRDIRALVLTGAGEKAFAAGTDMSQFRAFDKEEDALAYEARIDRTLGTLERCRIPTIAAIRGACAGGGAGIAACCDLRIAARTSRFGFPVARTLGNCLSMMNFARLADLIGTARAKDMIFRAKMIEAPAALEYGFITEMVETPDEVAPRAEEIARQISEYAPLTLQATKEAFLRLRTELPPGGGRDLLLMCYMSEDFREGMDAFLSKRPPNFKGQ; translated from the coding sequence ATGCCGCCCTCCAACACGCCCCCCAACATCGATGCCGATCTCGCCAGCGAAGCCGGCGAAGACATTCTTTACGAAGTCCGCGACGGTATCGGGTTCCTGACCTTCAACCGCCCGCAGGCGCGCAACGCCATGACCTTCGCGATGTATGAACGCATGGCCCAAATCTGCGCCGATGCCAATGAAACCCGGGATATCCGGGCGCTCGTCCTGACCGGGGCCGGCGAAAAAGCCTTCGCCGCCGGCACCGACATGTCGCAGTTCCGTGCCTTCGACAAGGAAGAGGATGCGCTTGCCTATGAGGCGCGGATCGACCGCACGCTCGGCACATTGGAACGCTGCAGGATTCCGACCATCGCCGCCATTCGCGGTGCCTGTGCGGGCGGTGGCGCCGGCATCGCCGCCTGTTGCGACCTGCGTATCGCGGCGCGGACGTCGCGCTTCGGATTTCCCGTCGCGCGCACGCTCGGCAACTGCCTGTCGATGATGAACTTTGCCAGGTTGGCCGACCTGATCGGCACGGCCCGCGCAAAGGACATGATCTTCCGTGCGAAGATGATCGAGGCTCCGGCCGCACTCGAATACGGTTTCATCACCGAAATGGTCGAAACTCCGGACGAAGTCGCACCGCGCGCCGAGGAGATCGCCCGCCAGATCTCCGAGTATGCTCCCCTCACCTTGCAGGCGACGAAAGAGGCGTTCCTGCGTCTGCGCACCGAATTGCCGCCGGGCGGCGGCCGTGACCTCCTGCTCATGTGTTACATGAGCGAGGATTTCCGCGAAGGCATGGATGCGTTTCTCAGCAAGCGGCCGCCGAACTTCAAGGGACAGTGA
- a CDS encoding CoA transferase, with product MPFTPASPALSRFTVLDLTRVRSGPTCVRQLADWGANVIKVELPEALDAAEGPGGPRHGSDFQNLHRNKRAMTLNLKSPEGLAVLKRLVEKADVLVENFRPDVKDRLGIDYESLRAINPQLVYASISGFGQDGPYAKRPGFDQIAQGMGGLMSITGKPGEGPMRVGIPIADLTSGLYCALGILVALLARDEIGEGQWVQTSLLQSQIAMLDFQATRWLINGEVPPQAGNNHPTSIPTGVFETSDGYINLAVTGQVIWERFCQAVDAERLIEHPDYKTSALRSQNRDALGEEINAILRTADSDTWISRFNKSGVPAGPINTIDKVFADPQVQHLEMAQKVTSNTLGELTLVGQPIKMNKTPSSMKLAPPERGEHSDEILQEFGYSPAEIADLKDAGVV from the coding sequence ATGCCATTCACCCCTGCCTCGCCTGCCCTGTCGCGCTTTACCGTCCTTGACCTGACGCGCGTCCGTTCCGGTCCCACCTGCGTTCGCCAATTGGCCGATTGGGGTGCCAACGTCATCAAGGTCGAACTTCCCGAGGCATTGGATGCAGCAGAAGGCCCGGGCGGCCCACGGCACGGCTCCGACTTTCAGAATCTCCACCGCAACAAGCGCGCGATGACGCTCAACCTGAAGTCACCGGAGGGCCTTGCCGTGTTGAAACGTCTGGTCGAAAAGGCGGATGTCCTCGTCGAGAACTTCCGCCCCGATGTAAAAGACCGGCTCGGTATCGACTACGAAAGCCTACGGGCCATCAACCCGCAACTGGTCTATGCGTCGATTTCGGGTTTTGGGCAGGATGGCCCCTACGCCAAGCGGCCCGGATTCGATCAGATCGCCCAAGGCATGGGCGGCTTGATGTCGATCACCGGCAAGCCCGGCGAAGGTCCGATGCGTGTCGGCATACCGATCGCCGATCTGACCTCCGGCCTTTATTGCGCACTCGGCATTCTCGTCGCCCTTTTGGCCCGCGATGAGATCGGCGAAGGTCAATGGGTGCAGACCTCTCTTCTGCAGTCCCAGATCGCGATGCTCGATTTCCAGGCGACGCGTTGGCTGATCAATGGTGAAGTGCCGCCCCAGGCCGGCAACAATCATCCCACGTCAATCCCGACCGGCGTCTTCGAGACCTCTGACGGCTACATCAATCTGGCGGTCACAGGTCAGGTGATCTGGGAACGGTTTTGCCAGGCTGTCGACGCCGAACGCCTGATCGAACACCCGGATTACAAGACCTCTGCCCTGCGCTCTCAGAATCGCGACGCGCTCGGCGAAGAGATCAATGCCATTCTCCGCACCGCCGACAGCGACACCTGGATCAGCCGCTTCAACAAATCGGGCGTGCCGGCCGGGCCGATCAACACCATCGACAAGGTCTTCGCCGATCCCCAGGTTCAGCACCTTGAAATGGCCCAAAAGGTGACGTCGAATACGCTTGGTGAACTCACCTTGGTCGGCCAGCCGATCAAGATGAATAAGACACCCAGTTCGATGAAGCTGGCCCCGCCGGAACGTGGCGAGCACTCCGACGAAATTCTGCAGGAATTCGGGTATTCACCTGCGGAAATCGCCGACCTCAAAGACGCCGGCGTCGTATAA
- a CDS encoding tripartite tricarboxylate transporter permease, with product MEIFDQLLLGFSVAISPINIVYLMLGSLIGMVVGIIPGFGPAAGLSILLPLTFGMDPTGAIIMLAAIYYGAMYGGTITSILLNTPGESAVVASTFDGYPLAQQGRAGPALVMQAAASFVGGTVGVILISVLAAVFAQVTRGFGPPEFFMLVLMGIVTLIVLIGDNWRFGAISALIGFALGTVGVDLETGMQRFTFGSAELIGGIAFIPIAIGLFGLGELFFAFYQGLHRGGSGGIIQYQSEKHFWPSMRDWIESRMAFVRGSILGFCIGVVPRAGATVASLMSYSIEKSSSKTPEKFGKGAMPGLVAPECANNAASAGSMVPLLTLGIPGSASTAVLLAALLMWGLKPGPLLMEQNPEFAWALVASMYLGNMALLAINIFAIPLFVTLLKVPYRVLAPAVILVCTMGTFSVHGSIIEVWLMFAAGGVGFFMKLYGFSPAATVLALVLGPLAEETLRQTLIISRGSPMIFVERGMSLGILIFTIGVIAFGYFMNRSRRLAKG from the coding sequence ATGGAAATCTTTGACCAGCTCTTACTCGGGTTCTCCGTCGCCATTTCACCGATCAACATCGTCTACTTGATGCTTGGATCGCTTATCGGGATGGTCGTCGGCATTATTCCCGGTTTCGGTCCCGCTGCGGGCTTGTCGATTCTTCTGCCGCTTACGTTCGGAATGGATCCGACCGGCGCCATCATCATGCTGGCAGCCATCTATTATGGCGCCATGTACGGCGGCACGATCACGTCGATTCTTTTGAATACGCCGGGAGAGTCGGCCGTTGTCGCGTCAACGTTCGACGGCTATCCGCTGGCCCAACAGGGCCGCGCCGGGCCGGCCTTGGTCATGCAGGCGGCCGCGTCGTTTGTCGGCGGGACGGTCGGGGTCATTTTGATTTCGGTGCTGGCGGCGGTATTCGCGCAAGTGACGCGCGGTTTCGGTCCGCCGGAATTCTTCATGCTTGTCCTAATGGGGATCGTCACGTTGATCGTCCTGATCGGCGACAACTGGCGGTTCGGCGCCATATCCGCACTGATCGGGTTCGCGCTGGGAACGGTCGGGGTTGACCTGGAAACCGGCATGCAACGGTTTACCTTCGGTTCGGCGGAACTGATCGGCGGCATTGCGTTTATTCCGATCGCCATCGGTCTGTTCGGGCTGGGCGAGCTTTTCTTCGCGTTCTATCAAGGCCTTCACCGCGGCGGCAGCGGCGGCATCATTCAGTACCAAAGTGAAAAGCATTTCTGGCCGTCGATGCGCGACTGGATCGAATCGCGCATGGCTTTCGTGCGCGGGTCGATTTTGGGCTTCTGTATCGGTGTTGTCCCCCGGGCGGGTGCGACGGTTGCGTCGCTGATGTCGTACTCGATTGAAAAATCCAGTTCGAAGACGCCCGAGAAGTTCGGCAAAGGTGCGATGCCTGGCCTGGTCGCACCGGAATGCGCGAACAACGCGGCCTCGGCCGGCTCCATGGTGCCGCTATTGACGCTTGGCATTCCGGGCTCGGCCTCGACCGCGGTGTTGCTGGCGGCCTTGCTGATGTGGGGGCTCAAGCCCGGGCCGCTTCTCATGGAGCAGAACCCCGAATTCGCCTGGGCCCTGGTTGCCAGTATGTATCTGGGGAACATGGCGCTGCTCGCCATCAATATTTTTGCGATCCCGTTGTTCGTGACGCTTTTAAAAGTACCGTACCGGGTCCTGGCGCCGGCGGTCATTCTCGTCTGTACGATGGGGACGTTCAGCGTGCACGGCAGTATCATCGAGGTTTGGCTCATGTTCGCCGCGGGCGGCGTCGGGTTCTTCATGAAGTTATACGGCTTCTCTCCCGCCGCGACGGTTCTGGCGCTTGTGCTGGGGCCCCTCGCAGAGGAAACGCTGCGTCAGACACTCATCATCTCCCGTGGCTCCCCCATGATCTTCGTCGAACGCGGGATGTCCCTTGGCATTCTGATCTTCACAATCGGCGTGATCGCGTTTGGCTACTTCATGAACAGATCGCGGCGGCTGGCCAAGGGCTAG
- a CDS encoding MFS transporter: MTDRPPPTAPTKPASFLGALAWAMYDWANSAYAAVISTFVFSAYFTKAVAADPIAGTEMWGYAISASSFCVAVTAPVLGAIADRGGRRKPWIFVFTLGLVVATALMWYVEPSPSSVVLALVLAAAANFTFETATVFYNAMLPDVAGRDRIGRLSGWAWGFGYAGGIVCLVVLLVGFVQPEVPWLGLDKETAEHVRISGPFVAIWLALFSLPLFLFTPDTPSRGLPALTAVREGIATLRGTLKRARDYDGIIVFLVGYMIYMDGLGTMFTFGGIYAAGTFGMEQAEVIQLGIGMSITAGIGAFAMAWVDDWMGPKRTILISLLGLIMFGLAIVSVTDKALFWAFALGIGLFVGPGQAAGRSLMAHLAPDHLRTEMFGFMALAGKATAFVGPAAVAWATSMAESQRHGMATVIAFFVVGFILILRVPDARR; the protein is encoded by the coding sequence ATGACTGACCGACCGCCGCCCACGGCACCGACGAAACCCGCATCGTTCCTGGGCGCTCTCGCCTGGGCCATGTACGACTGGGCCAATTCAGCCTATGCGGCCGTTATCTCGACCTTCGTGTTCAGCGCCTATTTCACCAAGGCCGTTGCCGCCGATCCCATCGCCGGTACGGAAATGTGGGGCTACGCCATTTCCGCCTCGTCATTCTGCGTCGCCGTCACGGCCCCGGTCCTGGGCGCCATCGCCGACCGGGGCGGGCGGCGCAAGCCCTGGATCTTCGTGTTTACCCTGGGTCTGGTCGTCGCGACGGCACTCATGTGGTACGTGGAACCCTCTCCGTCATCGGTCGTGTTGGCACTCGTCCTGGCCGCCGCTGCCAATTTCACTTTCGAGACGGCAACCGTGTTCTACAACGCCATGCTGCCCGACGTCGCCGGGCGCGACCGCATCGGACGCCTGTCGGGCTGGGCCTGGGGCTTCGGCTATGCGGGTGGCATCGTCTGCCTGGTCGTATTGCTGGTCGGCTTCGTACAGCCAGAGGTGCCGTGGCTGGGACTCGACAAGGAGACGGCCGAACACGTGCGCATTTCCGGACCCTTCGTCGCGATCTGGCTGGCCCTGTTCTCCCTGCCCCTTTTCCTGTTTACCCCGGACACGCCGTCCCGCGGCCTGCCAGCCCTGACGGCGGTGCGCGAAGGCATCGCCACGCTGCGCGGCACGCTGAAGCGCGCGCGGGATTACGACGGTATCATCGTCTTTCTGGTCGGCTACATGATCTATATGGACGGGCTCGGCACCATGTTCACCTTCGGCGGTATCTACGCCGCCGGCACCTTCGGCATGGAACAGGCCGAGGTCATTCAGCTTGGCATCGGCATGAGTATCACCGCCGGGATCGGCGCCTTCGCCATGGCCTGGGTCGACGATTGGATGGGGCCTAAGCGCACGATCCTGATTTCCTTGTTGGGGCTCATCATGTTCGGGCTCGCCATCGTCTCCGTCACCGACAAGGCCCTGTTCTGGGCCTTCGCACTTGGGATCGGCCTGTTCGTCGGGCCGGGCCAGGCGGCGGGTCGGTCCCTGATGGCGCATCTCGCCCCCGACCACCTGCGCACGGAAATGTTCGGCTTCATGGCGCTTGCCGGCAAGGCGACGGCCTTCGTTGGCCCTGCCGCCGTCGCTTGGGCCACCAGCATGGCCGAAAGCCAGCGCCACGGCATGGCGACGGTGATCGCCTTCTTTGTCGTCGGATTCATCTTGATCCTGCGGGTGCCGGACGCGCGGCGCTGA
- a CDS encoding tripartite tricarboxylate transporter TctB family protein — translation MTAVLLLSVFYAVLAFADLNFLSSRGRIGPGFFPQIIAVALVAFVLHATVVEFRRRHTDDAISMDWPVTLFVVAMVALLIIASHFLGALPGMVLFMLLALFVLNRGRHVTNLLVGLLLPIGLFTLFRHTLNAALPPGMLGLPF, via the coding sequence ATGACCGCCGTGCTGCTGCTGTCCGTGTTCTATGCGGTGTTGGCGTTTGCGGATTTGAACTTCCTGAGTTCCCGCGGCCGCATCGGTCCGGGGTTCTTCCCCCAGATCATTGCCGTCGCGCTCGTCGCATTTGTTCTGCACGCCACGGTCGTCGAATTCCGCCGTCGCCATACTGACGACGCGATTTCCATGGATTGGCCGGTCACGCTTTTCGTGGTTGCAATGGTCGCACTGCTGATCATCGCGAGCCATTTTCTAGGAGCGCTGCCGGGCATGGTGCTTTTCATGCTGCTCGCCCTGTTCGTGCTGAACCGGGGGCGGCATGTAACAAACCTCCTGGTCGGTCTGTTGCTGCCCATCGGGCTTTTTACCCTGTTCAGACATACCCTCAACGCGGCGTTGCCGCCCGGCATGCTCGGTCTTCCGTTCTAG
- a CDS encoding FCD domain-containing protein, with the protein MSDTVSEAIALRRSESLTAIVQKELERLIVTGELRAGDRLNEQALAQRFGVSRGPVREAMRALECAQLVSTRLNQGFFVREISPEETAEVYDVRAVVYGFICARLATQITEQDLADLEESIRQMDAAIAAGDPVSYYRLNLQFHEHTIVHAAHERAQQTYRSLINEGHLARQRSLIEPERMRQSNREHKDLVAALRAGDSELARRLGEEHSLAGYRRWKAAVTGDEQDSLQNPNENSTGNKLASK; encoded by the coding sequence ATGAGTGACACCGTTTCAGAAGCCATAGCGCTGCGTCGTTCGGAATCCCTGACCGCGATCGTTCAGAAGGAATTGGAACGATTGATCGTCACCGGGGAGCTGCGCGCGGGTGACCGCCTGAACGAGCAGGCGCTGGCACAGCGCTTTGGGGTCAGCCGTGGCCCCGTTCGTGAGGCGATGCGTGCCTTGGAATGCGCCCAGCTTGTGTCAACCCGGCTTAACCAAGGATTCTTCGTGCGGGAGATTTCACCCGAAGAAACCGCGGAAGTTTATGACGTCCGCGCGGTCGTTTATGGCTTCATTTGCGCCCGCCTGGCGACCCAGATCACCGAACAGGATCTGGCCGATCTCGAAGAAAGTATCCGGCAGATGGATGCCGCCATCGCGGCCGGTGACCCCGTCAGCTATTATCGTCTCAATCTTCAGTTTCACGAACATACCATTGTCCATGCGGCGCACGAACGGGCGCAGCAGACCTATCGTTCCTTGATTAACGAAGGGCATTTGGCCCGGCAGCGATCGTTGATCGAACCCGAACGTATGCGGCAATCAAACCGCGAACATAAGGACCTTGTCGCGGCTTTGCGGGCGGGGGATAGCGAACTGGCGCGCCGTCTCGGGGAAGAACATTCGCTTGCCGGTTACCGTCGTTGGAAGGCGGCGGTTACCGGTGACGAGCAGGATTCACTCCAGAATCCCAATGAGAATTCGACTGGCAATAAGTTGGCTTCGAAGTAG